A section of the Candidatus Eisenbacteria bacterium genome encodes:
- a CDS encoding sulfite exporter TauE/SafE family protein, with amino-acid sequence MHIQPEMLLTVLFFFAALLYSSVGHAGASGYLAAMALAGAAPAVMKPTALTLNLLVAAIGTVRFARAGHFRAGLFWPFAVGSVPFAFLGGALALPGTWYRVLVGAVLWGAAARMAWSAAHRDDRADRTVPRPLAAIAGAGIGFLSGITGTGGGIFLSPLVRQARWATIRQTSALVAAFILVNSAAGLAGHMISTRALPTALPVWLAAAGAGGLIGSGLGSRRLAPRTLGFLLAAVLVVAGAKLMFAR; translated from the coding sequence ATGCACATCCAGCCGGAGATGCTGCTCACCGTCCTCTTCTTCTTCGCCGCACTGCTGTACTCCTCGGTGGGCCACGCGGGGGCCTCGGGCTACCTCGCCGCGATGGCGCTGGCAGGCGCCGCCCCGGCGGTGATGAAGCCCACCGCGCTCACCCTCAACCTCCTGGTGGCGGCCATCGGCACGGTGCGCTTCGCGCGCGCCGGCCACTTCCGCGCGGGCCTGTTCTGGCCCTTCGCGGTGGGCTCCGTGCCGTTCGCTTTCCTCGGGGGCGCCCTGGCGCTCCCGGGCACCTGGTACCGGGTGCTGGTGGGCGCGGTGCTGTGGGGGGCCGCGGCGCGCATGGCGTGGTCGGCCGCGCATCGGGACGACCGCGCGGACCGCACCGTGCCCCGGCCGCTGGCGGCGATCGCGGGAGCGGGCATCGGCTTTCTCTCCGGGATCACCGGCACGGGCGGGGGGATCTTCCTCTCGCCGCTGGTGCGCCAGGCGCGCTGGGCCACCATCCGGCAGACGTCCGCGCTGGTGGCGGCCTTCATCCTGGTGAACTCGGCGGCGGGCCTGGCGGGTCACATGATCTCGACGCGGGCGCTGCCGACCGCCCTGCCGGTGTGGCTGGCCGCGGCGGGCGCGGGCGGGCTGATCGGCTCGGGGCTCGGAAGCCGCCGGCTCGCCCCGCGCACGCTGGGATTCCTGCTCGCGGCGGTGCTGGTGGTGGCGGGGGCGAAGTTGATGTTCGCGCGCTAG
- a CDS encoding cytochrome c3 family protein, which produces MDRTCSALPLLAACIAGASIFAAIPGACRSAASAPIHTDRRALAPGGFPDARPRYHNGTRLLCGDCHVMHNTPHSAQPGPGPAGQGTGGAAFMAAGGSIGTGPARFTSAAVNPSPWLLKTDDPLDLCLTCHDGMVYVPDVVAADVNGLSQRSAGHFQVPGVRSVTGHSLGRGLPGGTDFCTRCHSGGAKQVTCIDCHDPHGNNVARNLRWASDPDGTPDLGLFTNPAATGMSRYEESNVSFGTLGSVQLREASNMCLDCHHSFSGASNVGHPGGDGFVRHPSYESERGSTNSVGQGAATGRTQPAHWVDGVGSGFASQGRVRFVQPGAADYAASRAVSPQNGVFCLSCHRAHGSEQPFGLVWEARKGSGPDGCDQCHNIAGSPALLASEGSGGGSARVRKYEEASGPAALTGPRAASKIRDKQKE; this is translated from the coding sequence ATGGATCGGACCTGTAGCGCCCTCCCGCTTCTGGCGGCCTGCATCGCCGGCGCCTCGATCTTCGCGGCGATTCCCGGCGCGTGCCGGTCCGCCGCCTCGGCCCCCATCCACACCGACCGGCGCGCTCTCGCCCCGGGCGGGTTCCCCGACGCCCGACCCCGCTACCACAATGGCACGCGGCTGCTGTGTGGCGACTGTCACGTGATGCACAACACCCCCCACTCCGCGCAGCCCGGACCCGGTCCGGCAGGCCAGGGCACCGGCGGCGCCGCGTTTATGGCGGCGGGCGGCAGCATCGGAACCGGCCCGGCCCGATTCACTTCCGCCGCGGTCAATCCCAGCCCGTGGCTGCTCAAGACGGACGACCCCCTGGACCTGTGCCTCACCTGCCACGACGGAATGGTCTACGTCCCGGACGTGGTGGCCGCCGACGTCAACGGCCTCTCGCAACGGTCCGCCGGGCATTTCCAGGTCCCCGGGGTGCGGAGCGTCACCGGACACTCGCTGGGCCGCGGGCTGCCCGGCGGAACGGACTTCTGCACCCGCTGCCACTCCGGCGGGGCGAAGCAAGTGACCTGCATCGATTGCCACGACCCCCACGGGAACAACGTCGCCCGCAATCTCCGCTGGGCCAGCGACCCTGACGGCACGCCCGACCTCGGCCTGTTCACCAACCCTGCCGCCACCGGCATGTCGCGCTACGAGGAGTCGAACGTGTCCTTCGGCACGCTGGGCAGCGTGCAGCTGCGCGAGGCCTCCAACATGTGCCTCGACTGTCATCACAGCTTCTCCGGCGCCTCGAACGTGGGCCACCCGGGCGGGGACGGATTCGTGCGCCACCCCTCTTACGAAAGCGAGCGCGGCTCCACCAATTCGGTCGGCCAGGGCGCCGCCACCGGCCGCACCCAGCCGGCCCACTGGGTGGACGGCGTCGGCTCGGGCTTCGCCAGCCAGGGACGCGTCCGCTTCGTCCAGCCGGGTGCGGCCGATTACGCCGCCTCCCGCGCCGTGTCTCCGCAGAACGGCGTCTTCTGCCTGAGCTGCCACCGGGCCCACGGCTCGGAGCAGCCGTTCGGGCTGGTGTGGGAGGCCCGCAAGGGCTCCGGTCCCGACGGCTGCGACCAGTGCCACAACATCGCCGGCTCGCCCGCCCTGCTGGCCTCGGAAGGCTCCGGGGGCGGCTCGGCCCGGGTCCGCAAGTACGAGGAAGCCTCCGGCCCGGCTGCCTTGACGGGCCCGCGCGCGGCGTCTAAGATTCGCGACAAGCAGAAGGAGTGA